Proteins found in one Neurospora crassa OR74A linkage group II, whole genome shotgun sequence genomic segment:
- a CDS encoding CND11p, whose translation MAVLNWASSRAATLSPCPRTAALVVITTWLLYAIGLAVYRLYFHPLARFPGRKMAAVTTWYEFYYDFWYGGKYIFEIEKMHKEFGPIVRINPHELSIHDPEYYNELYVGSSKRRTNFWPLFQGCTDDTDVNHFMTIDHDLHRQRRKPFDPFFSRMAINIRYWPMLAEKASFLESRIRECKGQGKAVRLDRAFSAFSADCIERICTDDLEPGDGFLDQPDFGPEWYDGMLGLIRNAPILTKFPKALSSLRYVPPRLLLWLFPQGRIANKYDARTRTQIHKAVTKQHLSKDTTTNSEHTTLFRALAQSDNLSPADKAEERLVREAKLIFLGGTISTGRTLSFVSYYILSRPDIKARLEDELRDVMATWPEVVPTWTELEKLPYLQAVIKEALRNRLSYGFMRRLPRVSPDVAIQYKEYTIPPGTPVGMSAYLMHSNPEVYQDPDQFVPERWLGGDTRVMQRSYVPFTKGSRSCLGQNLSMAEISLVLAVLFRPDGPRMELFETDESDVKHVHDFVVPLPKLDSLGVRVMVR comes from the exons ATGGCAGTCCTCAACTGGGCCAGCTCCCGTGCTGCTACTCTCAGTCCATGTCCCAGAACAGCGGCTTTGGTAGTCATTACGACATGGCTGCTGTACGCCATCGGCCTCGCAGTGTACCGATTATACTTTCACCCCCTGGCTAGGTTTCCGGGGAGGAAAATGGCTGCGGTCACCACTTGGTATGAGTTCTATTACGATTTCTGGTACGGCGGGAAGTACATCTTTGAGATAGAAAAGATGCATAAGGAGTTTG GACCGATAGTGCGCATCAACCCTCACGAACTGTCGATCCATGACCCGGAGTACTACAACGAGCTTTATGTGGGAAGCAGCAAGCGACGGACCAACTTCTGGCCGTTGTTCCAGGGGTGTACCGATGACACTGATG TCAACCACTTCATGACAATCGACCATGATTTACATCGCCAGCGACGAAAGCCCTTtgatcccttcttttcccgcATGGCCATCAACATTCGATACTGGCCCATGCTTGCAGAAAAAGCTTCATTTCTAGAGTCCCGTATCCGTGAATGCAAGGGCCAAGGGAAAGCTGTGCGGCTAGATCGCGCTTTCTCGGCCTTCTCAGCGGACTGCATCGAGAGGATATGTACTGACGACCTTGAACCTGGCGATGGGTTTCTTGATCAGCCAGATTTTGGACCCGAGTGGTACGATGGAATGCTGGGTTTGATCAGAAACGCGCCCATATTGACCAAGTTTCCAAAGGCGTTGAG CTCATTGCGATATGTCCCACCGCGCTTGCTGCTATGGCTTTTTCCTCAAGGACGCATAGCCAACAAATACGATGCGCGAACAAGAACCCAAATCCACAAAGCTGTCACTAAACAGCACCTGTCCAAGGACACCACAACCAACTCGGAGCATACCACGCTCTTCCGCGCGCTGGCGCAGAGTGATAACCTCTCACCTGCCGACAAGGCAGAAGAACGGCTAGTCAGAGAAGCCAAGCTCATCTTTCTCGGCGGAACCATCAGCACCGGACGAACCCTCAGCTTCGTATCCTACTACATCCTCTCCCGCCCAGACATCAAAGCCCGTCTCGAAGACGAGCTGCGAGATGTCATGGCTACGTGGCCAGAAGTCGTTCCCACTTGGACTGAGCTGGAGAAGTTGCCGTATTTGCAGGCAGTCATCAAGGAAGCTTTGCG AAACAGACTCAGCTACGGCTTCATGAGACGTCTGCCGCGCGTCTCGCCCGATGTGGCCATCCAGTACAAGGAGTACACGATCCCGCCTGGGACTCCGGTGGGCATGAGCGCCTATTTGATGCATAGCAACCCGGAGGTATATCAAGATCCCGACCAGTTCGTCCCGGAGCGGTGGCTGGGTGGGGACACGAGGGTGATGCAGAGAAGCTATGTGCCTTTTACTAAAGGGTCGAGGAGTTGTCTTGGTCAAAA TCTCTCCATGGCGGAGATCAGTCTGGTGTTAGCGGTGCTTTTTCGACCAGATGGGCCGCGAATGGAGCTGTTCGAGACGGACGAGAGCGATGTGAAGCATGTTCACGATTTTGTTGTGCCGCTGCCGAAGTTGGATAGTCTCGGTGTTCGGGTCATGGTTCGCTG